A stretch of the Glycine soja cultivar W05 chromosome 13, ASM419377v2, whole genome shotgun sequence genome encodes the following:
- the LOC114380739 gene encoding 2-carboxy-1,4-naphthoquinone phytyltransferase, chloroplastic-like, with the protein MAATCCNFTQASSSFKKLHENIQLQSYFTRCHQRSACSVEKDFHRRYGGRLQVERWHQYQHVLCARGVELSPSVNEDVGEESEEDISKETLIWRAIKLPIYSVAFVPLTVGSAAAYLQTGIFSARCYFVLLASSVLVITWLNLSNDVYDFDTGVDKNKKESVVNMVGSRKGIFIAAYSCLALGFLGLTWTAVVERNLRSILFLVCAIICGYIYQCPPFRLSYQGLGEPLCFAAFGPFATCAFYLLHASARVKNHFPLSGTVLSASILVGFTTSLILFCSHFHQVEGDKEVGKMSPLVRLGNKKGAEVVKGAVFMLYALLVAFGLIKALPLTCISLCTLTLPLGNLVVRFVEDNYKDKNKIFMAKYFCVRLHAMFGVALALGLVLARNTKFTSWPILS; encoded by the exons ATGGCTGCCACGTGTTGCAACTTCACTCAAGCTTCTTCTAGTTTCAAGAAACTGCATGAGAACATTCAGCTGCAGAGCTACTTCACAAG GTGCCATCAAAGATCAGCGTGTAGTGTTGAAAAAGACTTCCATAGGAGATATGGAGGAAGGTTGCAAGTTGAAAGATGGCATCAATATCAGCATGTGTTATGTGCAAGAGGAGTGGAGTTGTCCCCTTCTGTCAATGAAGATGTTGGAGAGGAAAGTGAGGAGGATATTTCAAAGGAAACCTTGATTTGGAGAGCCATCAAGTTGCCAATTTACTCTGTTGCATTTGTTCCTCTCACT GTAGGCAGTGCAGCAGCTTATTTGCAGACAGGGATATTCTCAGCTAGGTGTTATTTTGTTCTCCTGGCTTCATCAGTTCTTGTTATTACCTGGCTCAATTTAAG CAATGATGTTTATGATTTTGACactggagttgacaagaataaaaAGGAATCAGTTGTAAACATGGTTGGTAG CCGCAAAGGAATCTTCATTGCTGCCTACTCGTGCCTTGCTCTTGGCTTCCTTGGGCTGACTTGGACTGCTGTTGTGGAAAGAAACTTACGTTCAATATTGTTTCTTGTTTGTGCAATTATTTGTGGCTATATATATCAG TGTCCACCATTTCGGTTAAGCTACCAGGGGCTAGGAGAGCCCTTGTGCTTTGCAGCATTTGGTCCTTTTGCCACTTgtgctttttatttattacatgcCAGTGCAAG GGTGAAGAACCATTTCCCATTAAGTGGAACAGTTCTTTCAGCATCAATTCTTGTTGGCTTCACAACATCACTTATCTTGTTTTGCAGTCATTTCCATCAG GTGGAAGGAGACAAGGAGGTTGGGAAAATGTCACCTTTG GTTAGACTTGGCAATAAAAAAGGTGCAGAGGTAGTGAAAGGGGCAGTCTTTATGCTCTATGCTCTTTTGGTTGCTTTTGGTCTAATCAAGGCACTTCCTCTCACTTGTATA TCCCTTTGTACATTGACCTTGCCGTTGGGAAACCTGGTAGTTAGATTTGTTGAAGACAATTACAAG gacaaaaataagattttcatGGCTAAGTACTTTTGTGTGAGGCTGCATGCTATGTTTGGAGTTGCACTGGCTTTAGGACTAGTGCTGGCTAGGAATACAAAATTTACATCATGGCCAATATTGAGTTGA